GTGATGATGAAAAATTCATTTTTGTGGGCGATGGCAAATCAGTTGAGGTTGAAGCAATAGGGACGTTCGGGTTGTTGTTAAGAACTGGTTTTTATTTGGGTTTGAAAGAGACTTTCGTTGTACCGTCTTTTAGACGGAATTTGGTTTCTATTTCTGTTTTGGAAAATTTTGGTTATTCTTGTTCTTTTGGAAATAGCCAGTTTACTCTTTCTTTAAACTTAAATATCGTAGGTACTGGTTCTTTATCCCATTATGACAACCTATATTTGCTTGACACCATTTCTTATTATAATGAAGCCTTGCATACAAGTTCAAGAGGTACAAAGCGAAAGTTAACTAATGAGGATTCCGCTACATTATGGCAAAAACGTTTAGGGCACATatctaaacaaagaattgaaaggCTTGTGTCAAATAAAATTCTTGATCCccttgaattttcagattttcaaaTCTGTGTTGAGTGTATTAAGAGGAAACAAACAAATACGAGGAGATTTGAAGCCAATCGAACTACGAATGTCTTAGAACTTATTCATACAGATATATGTGGGCCATTCTCTACACCTTCTAGAAATGGTCAACCCTATTTCATTACGTTCATAGACGACTTTTCTCGATATGGTTATCTTTATCTCATTCATGAGAAGTCTCAATCACTGGATGTGTTCAAAAAATTTAAGGCCGAGATGGAAAACCAACTTGTCAAAATAACTAGGCTGTCAGATCTGACCGTGGTGGTGAATATTATGGTCAATACGACGGATCAGGTGAACAACGTCCAGGGCCATTTGCTAAATTCCTTGAAGAGTGTGGAATCGTCCCTCAATACATTATGTCACACGTCTTCTCCACATCAATGAAAACCATATGTAAATCCTTCTTCTTCTCTCGTTAATTCTCCATTAGTTGTCTTGTAAGATGAATGACCTTTATAGTTGATCTCTCGGGCATAAATCCAAACCGGTTCTCCTAAATCATCACACTTGTCCTCAACCTTTGCTCAGTAATTCTCTCCCAAAGTTTCATAGTATGACTCATTAGTTTGATTCCTCGAAAGTTGGCACAATCTTGGACGTCACCCTTGTTCTTGTACAAGGGGAAAACCCGTGCATTGTACGGGCATGATTTTCACTCcttctttggtttcatcaatcaacaaaataacttgtgcatcgcacgggcatcAAATTTAGTTTATGAAAATATGAGGGTGTTTTCGTGAATTATGTGAAATCTCGGGTTTATTTCACGGAATAACCAAAAATTATTGGTGTATaggggtgcaaatgagccaaggctctcaagAAACTACTCGAGTTTGGGCTCGGTTAAAGCTCGGTTAATGaacgagcttgaacatgaacaCATGTATGTCCGTTCAttaagttcatgaacaactcgtttAATTATATTCATGAAGAAACTCGTATATTTATGTTCATAATCAAATTTTCCATATTTCAATTACAGATAAAAATCGTATTTTGACTTGCTACATCCAAAAAAGTTCTCCGTATatcataaaataaaaatatttatgaatttaAATGGCTAAGTTATCGCATAttcaaaattatattttcaacTAGTTAAACTCTAAAGTGCAAACTCGTTTAAGAAAAAACTTGTTTATGAACTCGGTCCGATTAATAAACGAGACGTTCACGAATACAAACACAAAATTTCTCAAACGAACCACATTTCAACAAATTTTGGAGTTCGTTTGAAAGCTCGGGCTCGGGTTCGTATTCATGATCGAGCTCCCCTAAATTATGAACATGAACACGAACACGAACATGAACATGAAAAAAAACATGAACAGGGTTCGGCTCAGCTTGTTTGCAGCCCTTATTGGTGTACCAATCTAGGAATGTCAATGGATCGGACTGGAGTCGGATGTAGTAAACTCCGAATCCGatccatttaaaattcggactccaaaattgcatacatatccaaatccatttaaaatccggactccaaaattgcatccatatccaaatcatgcgttaactttacttacatagaactaatgagtttctaataaattaataaattacaaatatacGCGCTTTAATTAAATATCTATAATATATAAGGCGTTTCTACAGACGTCTACATGCCACGTGTCTCTCTCCCCTGAATCCATAAGTCTATGACGTCAATACACTTTCATTTAAAAATAAGAAATATGGTTTGCATAAGATCCGAACCTGCGACCTCCAGTTTCAAACACATGAGCATTATCCAATTGAGCTATAACCTTTTTCATGTTATCTTTGCAATATAATATTAAATTCAAATATAATTTTACTAAAGAATATAATAGTTAATTTTTATACACATAAGAATCTGGGGCATCATCCCGCCCGAATACTAAATTGGGAACTTTCTTTTCAAAAAAGTTATGTATGAAAAACAATACACTTTGAAGTAATTTCgggtcagatttggactcggattcagactcggaTCGGAGTCGGATTCGGGTCGGCGTCTATACCGACTCCATATCCGATCGACATCCCTTCGAATTTGGATTCAGAATTTTTTTCTCCAATTCGGATCGGAATTTTTACTTTAGACCGGATCGAACACGATTCGGATGGGGATTACCATTGTACATCGGTAAGTAAAAACGAAACGTTCTGTAAGCAACTAGGCACCTGAACTTTCTCCATACTCCATAGCCCGGTCGGTCGTGGCGTTGTCTCTCTTCTTCAACCTgtgctttctctctctcttcaagCTTTTCTCCTTTCCATAGCTAAACCCTAATAATCACAGTCTTACTTTCTCCCAATTCGACAAAGAAGAAAGGGGAAAATGGGGACAATGGGAAGAGCAGTATACAGAGTAGGGTTCTGGATCAGAGAGACTGGTCAAGCACTTGATCGTCTCGGTTGTCGTCTTCAGGGAAACCCCTTCTTTCGTGAACAATGTACTCTCTCTTTCTATATCTCTCTCgcattttatgatgttaaaccTTTTCGTTTCGATTGTTGATTTCATTCgtcaatttcaatttctgtGTGATTTTGCCGAGTATTTTGACCCTTCATGATTTCTGATTAGGTAAATGTGTTTGAATTAGGTGTTTTTTGGGTGATTTTTGTCGTACTGTGAGGGAAAAGGAAATTGTTATGAAGGAAAGCTTTAATTGAGCCTATTCTATGAACAATGGAAAACGTATTGCTACATTAACTGTATTATTGGTTATGATTTTAACAATCCAGTAGCCTGGAACGGCATATGGAACTGACCAGCCGTGCAATTCAAGAAGCAATTGCTAATTGTGCTATAATTACTGATTTGTATCCGCTTGAGTTTTTTTGTCAAGATTCTGGGATAGATTTTCTCTAATTGTGAGTAATTGACATTGGAATCAAGTCATTTCCTTATATTGAATTTGTTCTTGTGAATGCTATTCATTGCTTTTGCTCGAGTTTTGGGTCTGCAGTTAGCTAAGTGGTGCATTCCACTTTGTATGTGAAACCAGTTATGATCCTGCAAAATTAAACATAACAAAGACATTTTGCATTAATCTAATTGTTGCAAGGTGTCTATAATTTCCCATCAAACAATCGATCTATATAATTATGAAGAAGCATATTGTCGAGAATGTTGAACTTAAATCATTCTGCTTCTAGGGGAAAGAAAGAATACAGAATATGTGAAGGTTTGTTTCTAGAGCACTATGCAATACACAATAATTACATGGTATCAACTATCAAATTATTATCGGGGAGATGGATAGGTGGGAATGTATTGTTCAGTCACCTGACTGACCTACAGTGTCAAGAGTCAAGACCTTGATTGTTTCAGGTGATTAAAGGAGACAAGTAGGCAACCACTTTTGAGTCAACATGTTTTTTCCTCACCATTTTGGGACTACTTATTTCTGCTTTTAATTTAAGTTGGGAACTTGACACAGCTTTACTCTTTGTTTGGCTAGCATTTGTGGGGGAAGGGAGGCGAGGGAaaaagaggaaagagaaagggagGTGAGGCTGTGAGGGGAGGGAAGGATTGAACTACAATTTCCCTCCCAAATCTTCCCGGCAATGGAGAAATTTGATTTATATAAATGGGAAAGAAAATGGATCCCTCCAATCTCCCTTCCCCTAGTTCTTATCCAAACAAGGGAAATGTATCATTACCTTTCCGTTCCCTCATTTTCCCTCCAAATCTTCCTATTCAAACATAGTGATAGAGTTAGCCATTTTGAAGTGGGTGTTGGGCTGGCTGCTGGTGGCAGTCGTGGCACTTGTGTAGGTATTTGTCCTAAACTAGTTAGTGCAGAACAAAGATAATGAAAGGCAAACAATTATTTATACATTGATACTTGATATTAAGGAAAATATGCAAGTTGGAAAACAGTGGTGGATTTGAATTTAATCCATGAGTTAAGAGGTGAAAGAGAGAAGGAAAATAATTAGTCTATTATATAGATTAACATGGTAGCACCTCGTTACAAGCTTAATACCTTGTAGTATATTGTCTTTGTGGTCAAAGACTCAACAGCACATGGAGAATTCTCTTGTAGAAATGCTGTTCCACTGCCCGCTTTTAGATTGCCGCAAAATATTTCAAGCTTGAAATTTTCGAACCTCAAAAATGATAAAGAAAAGGCGGGCTCCCTGTCTGTAATTGTTACCCGTTTTAATAGATAAAGGTGCTGAAAGTTTTAGCTGGTCTCCATTTATTGATGTCCCAAAATAAGGAGTGCGAGAAATTTCCCCAGGGATAAGCATCAAGTGAGGATTTCTCTTGGATAACAGGCAGTTAAAAGTCCACTATGACGAAACTGAGACAGGAAATTGTTTATGCTATTTTTTTGGGCAAAAAGAGGTCCTCTTGCTTTCTTAAGTTTTTGTAGAGGTGTATTTTGAGTTATTGACTGATCCTGGCCGCCTTCAGAAGTCCATTTATTAGAAAATGAGACTCGTTTTCTCTTGAATATGTTGTCTTGTCAGGCTCTTTACTCCAttactttcttttcctttaagCTGGAATAGCGGATCCATATTTTTTTCTCCTATAGGCTTAATAAGTGAAATTGCATGGAAGGGAAAAAAAAGCAATTTGAAGTATGAACATTATGATGATTGGAGGGAGTTGAGTCCATTTCTGTCTATTTCCTTCTTGTGATTTGCGCAGTTGCTTACTTGTATTTGAAAGTTTTCAACCTCTGGAATTTTTTCTGGAGGCTTAATAAGTGAAATTGCATGGAAGGGAAAAAAAGCAATTTGAAGTATGAACATTATGATGATTGGAGGGAGTTGAGTCCATTTCTGTCTATTTCCTTCTTGTGATTTGCGCAGTTGCTTACTTGTATTTGAAAGTTTTCAACCTCTGAAATTTTTTCTGGGAAGTTAAGTTGATAGTTGCCCTACCGAGAATTTTTTCTGGGAAAGTAGCATTGTTTTGAGGAAATTTAAGGAATAAACTGAATACTTGTTTACATCTGTCATACTTTTTTGTTCTGCCTGCTGGCTTCTCTTTGATCTTACGGTTTATGTATTGACGTATATGATTGGATTTTGTTGACcagattttgtaattttttttgaaagtttAATGCTGTTACTACAACAGCAGCATGACTTACTTTATTATCTGATTGCATCTCAATTCAGTGTCTCGGCATCGGACTCTCATGAACGTATTTGACAAGAAGCCTTTCGTCGATAAGGAAGCATTCGTTGCACCAAGCGCATCTATCATTGGAGATGTTCAGGTTGGACATCGTTCCTCAATTTGGTATGGATGTGTTTTAAGAGGTAATGCATTGCGCTCGTGATTGACTTGTTCATATCAGTTTTGATTTTATTAGTTCAGTTTTGCTTGTTCACCGCAGTGTATGTTGTGTACGAATTGAATGCAGTCTGTGGAAATGATGTCTGTTAAGCTATCCTGTTGCTAGATTTAGTAGATTGGAAAAGAAACTTCGTTCCGTAAAAAATATTTACTGAGCTTTCTAACAAGGGTAGGCCTGTGTAGATATCATCCAGATTGCACAGCTGTTTGAGAGCTTTTTCCCTGTCAGTTgctccttatcaatggttaaaatTTCAAGAATTTGTTTGACTTACAAGGTGAAATCTTTTTAATGCATCTTGTCTTGGAATGTCTGGAAGTGGGCCCTGTTTATTGTAATGAACTAGCTTGTTATTGGTCTATTACTTTGTTACAAGAAAAGCTCACATTGCTGAGTGGATGATATGAAGGTTGTGATAAGACCATAAACTTCTATGCTGGAAAGGAGTACTCAAATAGTGATCCCCTTCTCTTCCTCTGTCAATTTATTTGGGAAATTTTCTCTTTTAGTTTATATGATAtcatttgatttgttttttttttctaattcgtTAATACCAAAAAATTATCTACAAGATTAATGAGAGGCATCGCTCCCCTTTTCCAGACTTGTCACCAAAAATAAACAACATGCAACAAAACAGCCAAAGACAAGCAACGTATATCATTTGATTTTGACTGTTACAGATATCTGCCACTGTCGATCGTGTAGGTCAGTAGGGCTGTATATTATAATCTAGATTGAGGGTGTCGAGAGGAAGTAACTTATTTCAAATAAGAGGTTGCTAGAGAAATTTGGACTTGCCAGCACTGGGATTTGACATGCTGTAATTTGGTATGTCAATTATTCTTTCAATGGGTTATGGGTACATTTGAAGATACAAATTACCTTGCCCTTCCTAGCTCTTGCGAGTTGCGAGTTCTAGATACTTTTATGACCATGCTCCCCcccaaaagaaagaaaaaaggatgCTGGTAGCCTGGTACAATGGTTAAACCGTTAAAGTACGAGATGTTACCCGCACGTCTCTATGTAATTTAAACGTCAGTACGTCACCTTTTGGTATAAATATtaagaaagagaggagagatagAAATATTATGGGGATCTTTGTTTTTTGCCTTTTTGGAtgaggagagagatagagaggATCCATGTGCAGTTGAAGGTTGTTTCAATTAATTTGATACAACCCAAAAAGGAAAGCGTTTCAATTATTCAAAGATGAAGGGAGTATATCTAATGGTTACATACTCAAACACCCGCTCCTTAATTTTTCCCCTTTCAAGTCCAACCATTAGGAGACTCTTTGGTGGTGGCGTGGATGATTAAGATTCTAGACTCAAGAGGAACTTCAAGATCTTTAAGGCAATGGAATTTAATTAGGATGAGCACCCATCTCGATTGGGGATATGTCCAGGTTCAAGTCCCCATCTCAACTAGGAACTTGATTTTCCATTTCCTTCTCCCTGAGTCCTATCCCTTATGGTCCTCATTGCCTCATTATAACAAATGTAAAAAAGGattcccattgttccttctaaATTTAGTGCATCATGTCATCTCTTTCATCTCTAACCAAAAGTTTCCATCTAGATTTAGTGCTTCATGTCATCTCTTTCATCTCTAACCAAAAGTGTCTCATCATGTatacaaagaaaaaataaattatatagtATGTTCTTTCATATCAGTAAGTGTTGAATCTTTTGTCCGAGACTTTTACATGACATCTTTTTTGTGCAGGTGATGTGAACTTCATTAGCATTGGGTCTGGGACAAATATTCAAGATAATTCTCTCGTTCATGTGGCAAAATCCAACCTTTCTGGGAAAGTATTGCCAACTATTATTGGAGACAATGTTACTGTGGGTTAGTGATATATACTACGAAGTATATTAATATCTATATTTGCGGATGTATATTTGTATACAGTTTCTGCTGATGTAACCTAAGTATGAATTTAACAGGTCATAGTGCTGTATTACACGGATGCACTGTTGAGGATGAGGCTTTTATCGGTACGGGTGCTACTTTGCTCGATGGAGTATTAGTTGAGAAGCATGCCATGGTTGCAGCTGGATCTCTTGTACGACAGAACACAAGGATCCCTTGTGGGGAGGTTTGTCCATAACTTGtgtcttttcttcttctctgtGCAAATTAGAACTGATAGAACAATTGTTTGAGTTCTTGCACATTGTACCCATAAAGTAAATGGATTTACATAAGggtttaaagaaaaaaaatgggtCTTTGAGTAGATTATTAAGGATCAAGGGGTGGCTTATTTTAAGTTTTTTACTCGTGGCCTTGGGTAATTAGTAGAATACAGTGCCCCTGAAAAAATCCCCATTATGGTATGAGAAGTATTTTATCAATGCTGTCTCGTCAAACCTGTGTCCAAATTCAGGATAGAGTCAGTGTCCAAAAGTTTATGGCCGTCACAATTACATGTACTGATGTTACTCCATTATGCCACTCTATAATTGAATGCAGCCTATGCAGGTAAACTAGTAACTAGTACccatccgttcctaaataagtgtccatACTTCTAAATCGGGCGTTTCATAATAAGTGTCcactttctatttttggacatacacttttcccacttttctataaatcatgattgttttttcttaatcattctacacttttccacttttccatcctcacatccacttttatttgtactttatcaataaacaattatctacctTATCCTTTCCCCAAAACACTCTCAATCATTGTTTTTCTTATACACTTTTCATGTTCCTTGATTACCTTGAATTCCCTCAATATAGACACTTATTTAAGAACGGAGAGAGTAACACAGGAGTTTGTGACAAAATTCGTTTTCTTTGAAGACTCGAAATGTTGATAGAAATATCTCTCCATCCGTAATTTGTAGATTAAATCTGATTGGGGCCGTTTTTTTTAGAAATTGAGTTAAATACCCGAACCATCCTTCAGTATTCAAACTTTTGCATCTCCACACCGTTCATTTCTTATTTACGTATTTAATGAGAATACGGGAAAGTACAAAGTTTACTCAACATGTAAGGACTAAGTAGTTGCATGCCTTTTCTCAATTGTAACCTCTAATGAATTTAACAATGATTTGTGTTGCTATAAATAATCAAATAGACtgttgatttttatttaaaaacttGTGAAACAGGTATGGGCTGGAAACCCTGCAAAATTTGTGAGGAAGATCACAGAAGATGAGATGACATTTATTTCTCAGTCAGCCAATAACTATCATAACCTAGCACAGGTTCATGCAACCGAAAATGACAAGAAAATCGAtgagattgaatttggaaaggtGCTTCACAAGAAATACACTCTCAAGAACGAGGAATATAACTCA
This genomic stretch from Spinacia oleracea cultivar Varoflay chromosome 3, BTI_SOV_V1, whole genome shotgun sequence harbors:
- the LOC110804543 gene encoding gamma carbonic anhydrase 1, mitochondrial, coding for MGTMGRAVYRVGFWIRETGQALDRLGCRLQGNPFFREQLSRHRTLMNVFDKKPFVDKEAFVAPSASIIGDVQVGHRSSIWYGCVLRGDVNFISIGSGTNIQDNSLVHVAKSNLSGKVLPTIIGDNVTVGHSAVLHGCTVEDEAFIGTGATLLDGVLVEKHAMVAAGSLVRQNTRIPCGEVWAGNPAKFVRKITEDEMTFISQSANNYHNLAQVHATENDKKIDEIEFGKVLHKKYTLKNEEYNSMIDAVRETMPELVSSNVTK